Proteins encoded together in one Terriglobus saanensis SP1PR4 window:
- a CDS encoding glycoside hydrolase family 28 protein has protein sequence MIGTLRFCSLAVTTLLPFSGLAAKTCNVRAYGARGDGATKDTVAIQKAIDACAGKGGTVVIGGSSKFITAPLTLKSKMIFRVEAGTTLEASTDHNDFPEKEEFKDHGRQAMLTAKAAEDITITGGGVIDGRGESWWPQPNLPRPRLIVFDHCKHIRMENITAQNSAMWQIVPYYSDDLVFRNMKVLAPQTSHNTDGIDPFASTKIVIDHVYIDTGDDNVAIKSGQPGSPGPDLPSRDITITDCEFLHGHGLSIGSEIAGGVQNVRAERIHFKGTDQGIRVKSNRDRGNDIGNFVFRDITMENVKTAILLSEFYPKIPDTITEEPVTRLTPHFHDITIENVQAVGSRDAAVIVGLPESPIRNLKLTNVHISAIHGATIQYTDLVATDFVVKAEQGEAIRIGAGVHSNLK, from the coding sequence ATGATTGGTACCCTGCGTTTCTGCAGCCTTGCTGTAACGACCCTGCTTCCGTTCTCTGGCCTCGCGGCCAAAACCTGCAACGTGCGTGCCTACGGTGCGAGGGGCGATGGAGCGACGAAAGACACCGTGGCGATTCAAAAAGCGATTGACGCATGTGCAGGGAAAGGAGGGACCGTCGTGATCGGCGGTTCCTCCAAATTCATCACCGCGCCGCTCACGCTCAAGAGCAAGATGATCTTCCGTGTCGAAGCTGGAACGACTCTGGAGGCGAGCACGGACCACAACGATTTTCCTGAGAAGGAGGAGTTCAAGGACCACGGCAGACAGGCAATGCTCACGGCGAAGGCTGCCGAAGACATCACGATCACCGGCGGAGGTGTGATTGACGGCCGGGGTGAGTCCTGGTGGCCACAACCGAATCTTCCGCGACCACGGCTCATCGTCTTCGATCATTGCAAGCACATTCGTATGGAAAATATCACGGCGCAGAATTCGGCGATGTGGCAGATTGTGCCCTATTACTCGGACGATCTTGTGTTTCGCAACATGAAGGTGCTTGCTCCGCAAACCTCGCACAACACCGATGGCATTGATCCGTTTGCCTCTACTAAGATCGTGATCGATCATGTTTATATCGATACAGGCGATGACAACGTGGCGATCAAGAGTGGGCAGCCCGGATCGCCTGGACCGGACCTGCCAAGCCGCGATATCACCATCACGGATTGCGAATTTCTTCATGGGCATGGTTTGTCCATCGGCAGTGAGATCGCCGGTGGGGTGCAGAATGTGCGGGCGGAGAGGATTCACTTCAAGGGTACGGATCAAGGCATTCGAGTGAAGTCGAATCGCGACCGCGGAAACGATATTGGCAATTTTGTCTTTCGCGATATCACGATGGAGAATGTGAAGACTGCGATTCTGCTCAGCGAGTTCTATCCCAAGATTCCCGACACGATTACAGAAGAGCCAGTGACGCGGCTTACGCCTCACTTTCACGACATCACCATCGAGAATGTGCAGGCCGTTGGCTCGCGCGATGCGGCCGTCATCGTCGGTCTTCCCGAGTCGCCGATCCGCAATCTGAAGCTTACCAACGTGCATATCAGTGCGATTCATGGCGCTACGATTCAGTACACTGACCTTGTTGCTACGGACTTTGTGGTGAAGGCGGAACAAGGGGAAGCAATCAGGATTGGCGCCGGAGTGCATAGCAACCTGAAGTGA
- a CDS encoding glycoside hydrolase family 88/105 protein, whose translation MRKYLAPCLAVLSATALAAAPVSTPRQMADTVLAETQSEASGRMLYRGSTGWKYEVGTLLDGMAAMYQATRDPRYLEYVRATVDPLLTGHGEVKEFKPEAHSLDDLEMGRAALFLYGETHDKRYAATAQAMRMELETQPRLENGGFWHKQIYPNQMWLDGAYMAEPFYAAYAKMFGEEKDFSDIVHQLLLMDEHMRDPKTGLLFHGWDESKQMAWANKTTGLSPEVWARAMGWYAMALVDVLEWFPRDHPQRVALIGALNRTAAAIVATQSSRSGLWRDVLTGPDEPANFEESSAACMFVYAMAKGSRLGWIEPRYKSAALLGWKEIERAFVKPMADGKGLQLEGTVAVSGLGGKPYRSGTYEYYIHEKVVTNDLKGLGAFLLAGSEMERLSRATK comes from the coding sequence ATGCGGAAATATCTTGCTCCATGTCTCGCTGTTTTGAGTGCGACTGCGCTGGCTGCGGCTCCGGTATCCACACCGCGCCAGATGGCAGATACGGTGCTGGCGGAGACGCAGAGTGAAGCTTCAGGCCGGATGCTGTATCGAGGCTCGACGGGTTGGAAGTATGAGGTGGGTACTTTGCTCGACGGCATGGCGGCGATGTATCAGGCCACCAGAGACCCGCGCTACCTGGAATATGTGCGTGCCACCGTCGATCCGCTGCTGACCGGCCATGGAGAGGTGAAAGAGTTCAAACCGGAGGCGCACTCGCTCGACGACCTTGAGATGGGGCGCGCTGCACTGTTTCTTTATGGAGAGACGCACGATAAGCGATATGCAGCGACGGCACAAGCGATGCGCATGGAACTTGAAACCCAGCCTCGTCTGGAGAACGGTGGTTTCTGGCACAAGCAGATCTATCCCAACCAGATGTGGCTCGACGGGGCGTATATGGCGGAGCCGTTTTACGCGGCTTACGCGAAGATGTTCGGAGAAGAGAAGGACTTCTCGGACATTGTGCATCAACTCTTGCTGATGGATGAGCATATGCGTGATCCGAAGACGGGTTTGCTCTTCCACGGCTGGGACGAGAGCAAGCAGATGGCGTGGGCCAATAAAACAACGGGACTCTCGCCCGAGGTGTGGGCACGGGCGATGGGATGGTATGCGATGGCTCTGGTCGATGTGTTGGAGTGGTTTCCACGCGATCATCCGCAGCGTGTGGCCCTTATCGGAGCGCTCAATCGTACTGCGGCCGCGATCGTTGCGACCCAGAGTTCCAGGAGCGGTCTATGGCGTGATGTTCTGACGGGCCCGGACGAGCCTGCAAATTTTGAAGAGTCTTCTGCCGCCTGCATGTTTGTGTATGCGATGGCGAAGGGATCGCGGTTGGGCTGGATTGAACCCAGGTACAAGAGCGCTGCGCTGTTGGGCTGGAAGGAGATCGAACGGGCTTTTGTAAAGCCAATGGCGGACGGCAAAGGATTGCAGTTGGAGGGCACGGTTGCTGTCTCAGGTCTTGGGGGCAAACCGTATCGCTCAGGAACCTATGAGTACTACATTCACGAAAAAGTGGTAACGAACGATCTCAAGGGGCT
- a CDS encoding LacI family DNA-binding transcriptional regulator has product MKKRRPTVTDVAKLANVGASTVSRHLRGVSVSPEVAIRVAEAIVQLGYHPDETARALRVGRTRTIGVIIPQVSNMFYSRAVQLIEEEVGRRGSAVILLTHQESRKQQAVQLATIRRYRADGLILAPAAGSTLEELRSALPGTPVVAIDRLISPEMDSVVLRNREAARTATEHLLSHGYKHIAAVISRPEIASFQQRWQGYVEAMAEKNLDTILIQAPDHDQLRYALTSSFLGQRRPDALLSFSNRVTQTILLAFDELAFAREDRIPMLGFDDFDLASLVDPPLSVVRQPTENMMRHATNILFRRIEDGELMEPQNIALPGQLVYRRSCGCS; this is encoded by the coding sequence ATGAAGAAGCGTCGTCCCACGGTTACCGATGTTGCGAAACTGGCTAACGTAGGTGCGTCTACTGTTTCGCGTCACCTTCGCGGCGTGAGCGTCAGCCCCGAGGTGGCGATTCGCGTTGCAGAGGCGATTGTGCAACTGGGGTATCACCCGGATGAGACGGCGCGCGCACTGCGCGTCGGCAGAACACGGACGATTGGTGTCATCATCCCGCAGGTTTCGAATATGTTTTACAGTCGCGCCGTGCAGTTGATTGAAGAAGAAGTGGGGAGGCGTGGATCTGCTGTGATTCTGCTGACGCATCAGGAGTCGCGGAAACAGCAGGCTGTTCAGCTTGCCACCATTCGGCGCTATCGCGCGGACGGGCTGATTCTGGCACCGGCGGCAGGGTCTACGTTGGAGGAGCTTCGCTCCGCACTTCCCGGCACACCGGTGGTTGCCATTGATCGATTGATTTCGCCGGAGATGGATTCGGTGGTGCTGCGCAACCGAGAAGCGGCGCGCACTGCAACGGAGCATCTGCTGAGTCATGGTTATAAGCACATCGCCGCGGTGATCAGCCGTCCGGAGATCGCCAGCTTTCAGCAGAGGTGGCAGGGCTATGTCGAAGCGATGGCGGAGAAGAACCTCGACACCATACTGATTCAAGCTCCCGACCACGACCAGCTTCGCTACGCCCTGACGTCCAGCTTCCTCGGACAGAGACGACCGGATGCGCTGTTGTCCTTCAGCAATCGTGTGACGCAGACGATTCTTCTTGCGTTCGATGAGCTTGCTTTCGCGCGCGAGGACCGCATCCCAATGCTGGGATTTGACGACTTTGATCTGGCATCGCTGGTGGATCCGCCGCTCTCCGTAGTTCGGCAGCCGACTGAGAACATGATGCGGCACGCGACGAATATCCTCTTCCGCCGAATTGAAGATGGTGAGTTGATGGAGCCGCAGAACATCGCGCTTCCGGGGCAGTTGGTCTATCGCCGCTCGTGTGGATGTTCCTAG
- a CDS encoding pectinesterase family protein, with protein sequence MLLRSYMMVLFTLLSCSLLEAQDVHIHVSPTSTGTTASTDDFPTIQMALDHAPDVGPRGRLYLHIAPGTYRERVWVSPLRARTTLLGTGSDPSQVVITAAQNAKTSQSTFFSETVEVNGDGFQADNITFENTAGNNGQAVAIAVHSDRAIFKRCRFLGDQDTLLANFGRQYYVDSYIQGGVDFIFGNAAAVFEKSEIHIARPGYLTAQSRTQPWQATGFVFQHSRVTADDFGDKVFYLGRPWRLYSRVVFLDTELPASLSPEGWSPWKHGDEPRDTFYAERNSSGPGARAESRVSWSHQLTARQAIPFGTLEFLAGKDHWNPVREAANLP encoded by the coding sequence ATGCTCCTTCGCAGTTATATGATGGTCCTGTTTACGCTGCTCTCCTGTTCTTTACTTGAGGCTCAGGACGTCCATATTCATGTGTCACCCACGTCTACCGGGACGACGGCGAGCACAGACGATTTTCCGACGATTCAGATGGCGTTGGATCATGCGCCGGACGTTGGACCGAGAGGCCGTCTTTACCTGCATATCGCGCCGGGGACATATCGAGAGCGAGTCTGGGTCTCTCCCTTGCGCGCCCGCACGACATTGCTGGGGACTGGAAGCGATCCTTCACAGGTGGTAATTACGGCTGCGCAGAACGCGAAAACTTCTCAGAGCACCTTTTTCAGCGAAACGGTGGAGGTGAATGGAGATGGCTTTCAAGCTGACAATATCACCTTTGAAAATACTGCTGGCAACAACGGGCAAGCGGTCGCGATCGCCGTTCATTCCGACCGAGCCATCTTCAAACGGTGTCGCTTTCTCGGGGATCAGGACACACTTCTCGCAAACTTTGGCCGACAATACTACGTGGATTCGTACATTCAGGGGGGCGTGGATTTTATCTTTGGCAATGCGGCGGCGGTCTTCGAGAAGAGCGAAATTCATATTGCTCGACCGGGATATCTTACGGCGCAGTCGCGGACGCAGCCATGGCAGGCTACTGGGTTCGTCTTTCAGCACTCCCGTGTGACAGCGGATGATTTCGGCGACAAGGTTTTCTATTTAGGTAGGCCATGGAGACTCTATTCGCGCGTCGTTTTTCTAGATACAGAGCTGCCAGCATCTCTAAGCCCGGAGGGTTGGTCTCCCTGGAAGCATGGAGATGAACCCCGCGATACCTTCTATGCCGAGCGAAACAGTTCGGGGCCAGGTGCGCGAGCCGAGTCGCGTGTGTCTTGGTCGCATCAACTGACGGCGCGACAGGCTATTCCGTTTGGGACGTTGGAGTTTCTCGCAGGGAAAGATCACTGGAATCCCGTGCGCGAGGCGGCGAACTTGCCATGA
- a CDS encoding TonB-dependent receptor — protein sequence MGLKQFFKHFPFLLILIAGTSATGWAQLAGKGGLNGRVTDADGGVVSGATVQITADATNTKQIVTTTGAGEFSFSLDPAKYTLMVTHSGFKSVTQENITVNALQTYSVDVLLPTGATSESVTVTDAPPTLETSNATLGVTIEQEQYSALPLIQDGGGQRRATDFAQLLPGVNSQTTNGNLTTNAGTVNGSGSRGAVSSIYINGVPITSAAGEGDPRFVWTSMAVDAINQFQVQTVGYSAIYEGQGVQNYVVKNGTNKLHGSVYDYFRDTGLDTWGFQKVNNPLTNVPQKPSEHQNEYGLFLGFPILKDKLFVFGGYEGYRYRRQVPYQNETIPTMLMRQGNFSEQLVAGADCLSTNAAKRVGCIYDPDTTTFNGSAYVRTPFPGNIIPAGRLSPAAQRLQSYLPAPTVGGISNNYVVNYKTGLSNWTTTNRIDYTINNKQQLSVVLAWGRQATTAPAAVTVSSTSNGLPPPYISSQQFSPKTKVFLIEHTYSITPRITNQFKYGFGRYDGPGYNQDVGSTYGAAANGITGLPAGQAQDSFPTVTFTGNTNINRWAGYSSNRPVATGYVVVDNVQWALGRHLVTFGGEVAWMQYNFLNNSTGVNPLQLTFNSTATSGYNGSTTALPTTGQAYASFLAGAPNSATFTLSAVPETGGRFRPISPYIQDNWKITSKLTLDIGLRYDYYPTYREVQNRFAYFDPNATNPLIGAKGALAFGGNGAGKCNCNSPVNDFLKNFGPRIGFAYQPDPKTVFRGSYAVIYTHGNANGGSATSRQGSGLAGYSVSPSTSFNNPSTTQVGNQYWKLDTPYPTYTAPPTLDASLGTYNTSLSTAAAQTPAYADPYYGGRAPQFINWSFGMQREISKDMTLTISYVGSQGHFLTPDSLTGRGKWSNQLDPAYLTLGSKLSLPATGSTGPVNLASAGITGLPYASFGGTGNPTISQLLKPFPQYSSISDTYGFVGNTRYHALQIYMTRRLASGLTFMTNYSWSRAIDNNATFRSGYDIPAFAASDGQFHAARSLDRSLSLGDQRHKFVLTGAYDLPFGKGMLGGSNFYMRALFGGFKLSTIFNAYSGAPVSVIMNSCNTNPSQSVCYPIKNPNYGGNGKIANPLPLTSATLGQTQYLDPNAFLATPSYQFSTIARTAPYNGLFQPGNYKLDLSLRRSFGIPTAGLHEGTRLVVEADWFNVTNHTHFVYSQAAAPLSSWGTSSYGTLVVDSNSPTNRALQLAARIEF from the coding sequence ATGGGGCTTAAGCAATTCTTCAAACACTTCCCATTTCTATTGATCTTGATTGCCGGTACGAGTGCGACAGGATGGGCACAGCTGGCAGGCAAAGGCGGTCTGAACGGCCGTGTGACCGACGCGGACGGCGGAGTGGTTTCGGGAGCCACCGTGCAGATCACAGCGGACGCAACCAACACCAAGCAAATCGTGACGACGACAGGAGCGGGTGAGTTCTCTTTTTCTCTTGACCCAGCGAAGTACACCCTTATGGTGACGCACTCAGGTTTCAAGAGCGTGACGCAGGAGAACATCACCGTCAACGCTTTGCAGACGTACTCCGTAGACGTCCTGTTGCCGACGGGCGCAACGTCGGAGTCGGTGACTGTAACCGATGCGCCGCCGACGCTTGAGACTTCGAATGCAACTCTGGGTGTGACGATCGAGCAGGAACAGTATTCGGCCTTGCCTCTCATTCAGGATGGCGGGGGCCAGCGTCGCGCGACGGACTTTGCGCAGCTTCTTCCTGGTGTAAACAGCCAGACGACGAATGGCAACCTGACCACGAACGCGGGAACGGTGAATGGCAGCGGCAGCCGCGGTGCGGTGTCTTCGATCTATATCAACGGTGTGCCGATTACTTCGGCTGCGGGTGAAGGCGATCCTCGCTTTGTGTGGACTTCGATGGCGGTGGATGCGATCAACCAGTTCCAGGTACAGACGGTTGGGTATTCCGCGATCTATGAAGGGCAGGGAGTTCAGAACTACGTTGTAAAAAATGGAACGAATAAACTGCATGGCTCTGTCTACGATTATTTCCGCGATACGGGCCTCGACACGTGGGGCTTTCAGAAGGTCAACAACCCGCTCACCAACGTTCCGCAGAAGCCGAGCGAACACCAGAACGAGTATGGCCTCTTTCTCGGATTTCCTATTTTGAAGGACAAGCTGTTTGTCTTCGGTGGATACGAGGGCTATCGCTATCGCAGGCAGGTTCCCTATCAGAATGAGACGATCCCCACGATGCTGATGCGACAGGGAAATTTCTCTGAGCAACTCGTTGCCGGTGCCGATTGTCTGTCGACCAATGCGGCGAAGCGGGTCGGCTGTATCTACGATCCGGACACTACAACGTTTAATGGATCCGCCTATGTAAGAACCCCCTTTCCAGGAAATATTATTCCGGCTGGGCGTCTTTCGCCTGCAGCTCAGAGGCTGCAATCGTATCTTCCGGCTCCAACGGTCGGTGGTATTTCGAATAACTACGTAGTGAACTACAAGACCGGTCTCAGCAACTGGACGACGACCAACCGCATCGATTACACGATCAACAACAAGCAGCAATTATCGGTTGTGCTTGCGTGGGGACGTCAAGCCACAACGGCCCCTGCTGCCGTAACGGTCTCTTCCACCTCGAATGGTCTGCCACCGCCGTATATCTCGTCGCAGCAGTTCTCACCCAAGACAAAGGTGTTTTTGATCGAGCATACGTATTCGATTACTCCACGCATTACGAATCAGTTCAAGTATGGTTTCGGACGTTACGACGGTCCCGGTTACAACCAGGACGTGGGGTCGACGTATGGTGCGGCGGCGAACGGAATCACAGGACTGCCAGCGGGACAGGCGCAGGATTCTTTTCCCACGGTGACGTTTACGGGCAATACGAACATCAATCGATGGGCGGGCTATTCCAGCAATCGTCCTGTAGCTACGGGCTATGTTGTCGTTGACAACGTGCAATGGGCCTTGGGCAGACATCTCGTTACGTTCGGCGGCGAAGTTGCATGGATGCAGTACAACTTTCTGAATAATTCGACGGGAGTGAACCCGCTGCAACTTACGTTCAATAGCACGGCGACGTCAGGATACAACGGTTCTACGACGGCTCTTCCGACCACGGGGCAGGCCTATGCAAGCTTTCTTGCTGGCGCTCCCAACTCTGCGACCTTTACTCTCTCCGCTGTTCCTGAGACGGGCGGGCGCTTTCGGCCTATCTCCCCTTACATTCAGGACAATTGGAAGATTACTTCGAAATTGACGTTGGATATTGGCCTGCGCTATGACTACTACCCGACGTACCGCGAGGTGCAGAACCGCTTCGCCTACTTCGATCCCAACGCGACCAATCCTTTGATCGGTGCTAAGGGCGCGCTCGCCTTTGGAGGAAACGGTGCGGGCAAGTGCAACTGCAACAGTCCAGTCAACGACTTCCTGAAGAACTTCGGACCGCGCATTGGTTTTGCCTATCAGCCAGACCCGAAGACGGTCTTTCGCGGAAGCTATGCAGTGATCTACACGCATGGCAATGCGAATGGTGGAAGCGCGACTTCTCGACAAGGTTCGGGGCTTGCAGGGTACAGCGTTTCGCCATCGACCAGTTTCAATAATCCCAGTACGACACAGGTCGGAAATCAATACTGGAAGCTGGATACTCCCTACCCTACGTATACCGCGCCACCTACGCTGGACGCATCGCTGGGTACGTACAACACGTCTCTCTCCACGGCAGCCGCGCAGACGCCTGCCTATGCCGATCCCTATTATGGTGGCCGTGCTCCGCAGTTCATCAACTGGAGCTTCGGTATGCAGCGTGAGATCAGCAAAGACATGACGCTCACGATTAGCTATGTAGGTTCCCAGGGACACTTCCTTACGCCGGATAGTCTTACTGGTCGCGGCAAGTGGTCCAATCAGCTGGATCCTGCGTATCTGACGCTGGGCTCGAAGCTGTCGCTTCCTGCTACGGGATCGACTGGACCGGTGAACCTCGCATCGGCAGGAATTACCGGATTGCCGTATGCCTCCTTCGGAGGTACGGGTAATCCGACCATCTCGCAGTTGCTTAAGCCGTTTCCCCAGTACAGCAGTATCAGCGATACCTATGGATTCGTAGGCAATACGCGTTACCACGCACTGCAGATCTATATGACGCGCCGTCTGGCAAGCGGTCTTACGTTTATGACGAACTACTCCTGGTCGCGCGCCATCGACAACAATGCGACCTTCCGTTCGGGATATGACATTCCCGCTTTCGCGGCTTCGGACGGTCAGTTCCATGCGGCGCGTTCGCTGGACAGAAGTCTTTCGCTGGGAGACCAGAGACACAAGTTCGTGTTGACGGGTGCGTACGATTTGCCCTTCGGTAAGGGAATGCTGGGTGGCTCGAACTTTTATATGCGGGCTCTCTTTGGCGGGTTCAAGTTGTCCACAATCTTCAATGCTTACTCGGGAGCTCCCGTTTCGGTCATCATGAACTCCTGCAATACGAACCCGTCGCAAAGTGTGTGCTATCCCATCAAGAACCCGAACTACGGTGGGAATGGCAAGATCGCGAATCCTCTTCCGCTTACGTCGGCCACGCTCGGCCAGACGCAGTACCTGGACCCCAATGCGTTTCTGGCGACGCCGTCCTACCAGTTCAGCACGATCGCACGGACGGCTCCTTACAATGGTCTCTTCCAGCCTGGAAACTACAAGCTGGATCTCAGCCTGCGGAGAAGCTTTGGCATTCCGACAGCCGGGCTTCATGAAGGTACACGGCTGGTGGTGGAGGCGGACTGGTTCAACGTGACGAACCACACGCACTTTGTGTATAGCCAGGCGGCGGCGCCGCTCAGCAGCTGGGGTACCTCCAGCTATGGCACGCTCGTTGTAGATTCAAACTCTCCCACTAACCGGGCGCTGCAGCTGGCGGCCCGCATTGAATTTTAG